A genomic region of Anaeromicrobium sediminis contains the following coding sequences:
- a CDS encoding SEC-C metal-binding domain-containing protein, translated as MSLFENWKDMAYKHTSRDTFEKFWGDYAKVEGKIYANLLENHEEKFEGTVKGLAEKFETTNEYIVGFLDGINESIKEGMDLEGATEDTAVSLEVNYEKLFFNMLEARADYLYNLPQWAGVLSVEERENIVKKFKKSKTVVNENKVGRNDPCPCGSGKKHKKCCLK; from the coding sequence ATGAGTTTATTTGAAAATTGGAAAGATATGGCGTACAAGCATACATCAAGAGATACTTTTGAAAAGTTCTGGGGAGACTATGCTAAAGTAGAAGGAAAAATATATGCTAACCTTCTTGAGAACCATGAAGAAAAGTTTGAGGGAACAGTTAAAGGTTTAGCAGAAAAATTTGAAACTACTAATGAATATATAGTAGGTTTCTTAGATGGAATAAATGAAAGTATTAAAGAAGGCATGGATTTAGAAGGGGCAACTGAAGATACAGCAGTAAGCCTAGAAGTAAATTATGAAAAATTATTCTTTAACATGTTAGAAGCTAGAGCTGACTACCTATACAACTTACCTCAGTGGGCAGGAGTTTTAAGTGTAGAAGAGAGAGAGAACATTGTTAAGAAGTTTAAAAAATCAAAAACTGTTGTTAACGAAAATAAGGTTGGAAGAAACGACCCTTGTCCATGTGGAAGCGGAAAAAAACATAAAAAATGTTGTTTAAAATAA
- a CDS encoding lytic transglycosylase domain-containing protein: MKVKSKKLIVVLLILSLMSMGTVYGEGESEEEVVEILDEKILNLEELIKEIERKQKVLNKISRVQNYVKMDLRSNIDKVLEIEKNTPLDMEAAAVVVAYSEKFNINPSLILAVIKQESNFNKYEVGADEDRGYMQVIPSTEKWLANKFGKSIGIKYDPSKIYDPEYNIGLGTIYLSILKKNYGENYNKILSEYNRGPYNLKAYYNKHKTYTTSYSRGVLTKEKKFLKFNK, translated from the coding sequence ATGAAAGTCAAAAGTAAGAAGTTAATAGTTGTACTACTAATTTTAAGTTTAATGTCTATGGGGACTGTCTATGGAGAGGGCGAGTCTGAAGAAGAAGTAGTAGAAATATTAGACGAAAAGATATTGAATTTAGAGGAACTTATAAAAGAAATAGAAAGAAAGCAAAAAGTACTTAATAAAATAAGTAGGGTTCAAAACTATGTTAAAATGGATTTGAGAAGCAATATAGATAAAGTATTAGAAATAGAAAAAAACACTCCGCTAGATATGGAGGCTGCTGCTGTAGTGGTGGCTTATTCAGAAAAGTTTAATATAAATCCATCTTTAATATTAGCTGTAATAAAACAGGAGAGTAATTTTAATAAGTATGAAGTAGGTGCTGATGAAGATAGGGGTTATATGCAGGTAATTCCTAGCACAGAAAAATGGTTGGCAAATAAATTTGGAAAATCAATTGGAATAAAGTATGATCCAAGTAAAATTTACGATCCAGAATACAATATTGGATTAGGTACCATATACTTAAGTATACTTAAGAAAAATTACGGAGAGAACTACAATAAGATATTATCTGAATACAATAGGGGTCCTTATAATCTAAAGGCCTATTATAATAAACACAAGACGTATACAACTTCCTATTCGAGGGGAGTTCTTACGAAGGAAAAGAAATTTCTAAAGTTTAATAAGTAA
- a CDS encoding replication-associated recombination protein A, with the protein MRPLADLIRPDTIEDVVGQKHILGEGKLLRRLAENGHIPNMIFYGPPGTGKTTVANIIANKTDKRLYKLNATNASISDIKDIIKELGSMFSAGGVLLYLDEIQNFNKKQQQSLLKFIENGEITLISSTTENPYFTIFGAILSRSSIFEFKKLEEEDILMGLKRGINILEEYTKKEITYDENALLYMARVANGDLRRGLNNLELAAYSGTDKVIRIDMDLAKECTQTSGFKYDKFGDNHYDTLSAFQKSIRGSDPDAAIHYLARLIKSGDLLSICRRLLVIASEDIGLAYPNGITIVNNCVEAAMKLGFPEARIPLAQAVILLASAPKSNSAMNAINKALRDIDTMDIGDVPLHLKDAHYKGASKLGRGVEYKYPHDYPCNYVKQEYLPEKLKNSIYYEPSNNKMENRFKEHLGNIKGKK; encoded by the coding sequence ATGAGACCGTTGGCCGATTTGATAAGACCTGACACCATAGAAGATGTGGTAGGACAAAAGCATATATTGGGAGAAGGTAAACTTCTGAGAAGACTAGCAGAGAATGGTCATATACCTAATATGATATTTTATGGACCACCGGGCACAGGAAAAACTACAGTGGCAAATATAATAGCCAATAAAACAGATAAAAGGCTTTATAAGCTAAATGCTACTAATGCATCCATAAGTGATATAAAAGACATAATAAAAGAGTTAGGTAGTATGTTTTCAGCTGGTGGAGTCTTGTTGTATTTAGATGAGATTCAAAATTTTAATAAAAAGCAACAGCAATCATTGCTTAAATTTATAGAAAATGGTGAAATTACTCTTATATCTAGTACTACAGAGAATCCCTATTTTACCATATTTGGTGCCATATTAAGCCGCTCTAGTATATTTGAATTTAAGAAATTGGAAGAAGAAGATATATTAATGGGACTTAAAAGAGGTATTAATATATTAGAGGAATATACAAAAAAAGAAATAACCTATGATGAGAATGCTCTACTTTATATGGCAAGGGTAGCCAATGGGGATTTGAGAAGAGGTCTTAATAATTTAGAGTTAGCAGCCTATTCAGGTACTGATAAGGTGATCAGAATAGATATGGATCTGGCAAAGGAATGTACTCAGACTAGTGGGTTCAAATACGATAAATTTGGTGATAATCACTATGATACCCTAAGCGCTTTTCAAAAATCCATAAGGGGAAGTGATCCAGATGCTGCTATACATTATTTAGCCCGCTTAATAAAATCGGGAGACCTACTTAGCATATGTAGAAGATTATTAGTAATAGCATCAGAGGATATAGGTCTTGCCTACCCAAATGGAATAACCATAGTAAATAATTGTGTAGAAGCTGCTATGAAGTTAGGGTTTCCAGAGGCTAGGATTCCATTAGCACAAGCTGTCATACTACTTGCCAGTGCACCTAAATCCAATTCAGCAATGAATGCCATAAATAAGGCATTGAGGGATATAGATACAATGGACATAGGTGATGTACCTCTCCATTTAAAGGATGCCCATTACAAAGGAGCATCTAAACTTGGGAGAGGAGTAGAATATAAGTATCCTCATGATTATCCTTGTAATTATGTTAAGCAAGAATATTTACCTGAAAAACTTAAGAATAGCATATATTATGAACCTTCAAACAACAAAATGGAAAATAGATTTAAAGAACATTTAGGAAATATAAAGGGTAAAAAATAA
- the trmL gene encoding tRNA (uridine(34)/cytosine(34)/5-carboxymethylaminomethyluridine(34)-2'-O)-methyltransferase TrmL: MPVNVVLYQPEIPPNTGTIARTCAATGTSLHLIKPLGFSIEDKHLKRAGLDYWHLLDLHIYENVEEFFEKNKGKRIYFGTTKAKSYYTDMTYEEDCFIMFGKETAGIPMDILNKHMDTCIKIPMVKNEKARSLNLSNSVNIVLYEVLRQLGFKDLV; this comes from the coding sequence ATGCCTGTTAATGTAGTATTATATCAACCAGAAATACCACCAAATACAGGAACCATAGCTAGAACTTGTGCTGCAACGGGAACAAGTTTGCATCTTATAAAACCTTTAGGATTCTCTATAGAGGATAAACATCTAAAGAGGGCAGGATTAGATTATTGGCATTTATTAGATTTACATATTTATGAGAATGTGGAAGAATTCTTTGAGAAAAACAAGGGTAAAAGGATTTATTTTGGAACAACAAAGGCAAAGTCATATTATACGGATATGACTTATGAAGAAGACTGCTTTATTATGTTTGGTAAAGAAACGGCTGGAATACCAATGGACATATTAAATAAACATATGGACACTTGTATTAAAATACCTATGGTAAAGAATGAGAAGGCTAGATCCCTTAATCTATCTAATTCTGTAAATATTGTTTTATACGAAGTTTTAAGACAACTTGGATTTAAAGATCTAGTATAA
- a CDS encoding Na/Pi cotransporter family protein: MKILFGVLGGLGLFLYGMSIMGDGLQKSAGDRMKRIIEILTSNRIMGVFVGAIVTAVVQSSSATTVMVVGFVNAGIMNLTQATGVIMGANIGTTITAQIASLKLSEIAPIVVAIGVGVWLFANDKKIKNMAEILIGFGILFIGMDLMKDSVKPLREYSGFKDMLLSFGNHTFVDSLMAIFTGFFITAVVQSSSATTGILIALASEGLLPIEAALPILFGTNIGTCVTAMLSSIGANKTAKRAAIIHLMFNVTGTVLFMIAFKGLTIDFVTKMTSLPERQLANAHTIFNIANTLILLPFAPLLVRLANKLIPIQDIEETEQKGIKYLDDRMLETPSIAMVQVNKEILNMANIVLESYELSIKAFFEGSEKIAKEAFKLEKIINNMERSIGEYLVKLSNTSLSARQHEIVDGMFNTINDIERVGDHADNIAELAVYKKDNKLVFSDKGIKELEEMHERVLKSYKESILALETADLNTARRILEREGEIDHMEKSLRASHIGRLNRQECTTSSGVIFLDIISNLERIGDHTAKIAFAVLDFPDR; this comes from the coding sequence ATGAAAATTCTCTTTGGAGTATTAGGAGGATTAGGTTTATTCCTCTATGGAATGAGCATTATGGGAGATGGTTTACAAAAATCTGCCGGAGATAGAATGAAAAGGATTATAGAAATCCTGACTAGTAATAGAATTATGGGTGTGTTCGTTGGTGCTATAGTAACGGCGGTAGTCCAAAGTTCAAGTGCAACAACTGTAATGGTTGTAGGTTTTGTAAATGCTGGAATAATGAATTTAACTCAAGCAACTGGAGTTATTATGGGAGCAAATATTGGAACAACCATAACAGCTCAAATAGCGTCCCTAAAATTAAGTGAGATAGCTCCTATAGTTGTAGCAATAGGTGTAGGGGTTTGGTTATTTGCCAATGATAAAAAGATCAAAAACATGGCAGAAATATTAATTGGTTTTGGTATATTATTCATCGGAATGGATTTAATGAAGGATTCAGTAAAGCCATTAAGAGAGTATAGTGGATTTAAAGACATGCTTCTTTCTTTTGGAAATCATACATTTGTAGATTCTTTAATGGCCATATTCACAGGATTCTTTATAACAGCAGTAGTCCAAAGTTCAAGTGCCACAACGGGTATATTAATAGCCCTTGCTAGTGAAGGTTTACTACCTATAGAGGCAGCACTTCCGATTTTATTCGGTACAAACATAGGAACCTGTGTAACGGCTATGTTGTCAAGTATTGGTGCTAATAAAACTGCTAAAAGAGCCGCAATTATACATTTAATGTTTAACGTAACAGGTACAGTTTTATTTATGATAGCATTTAAAGGTCTTACAATAGACTTTGTTACAAAGATGACTTCACTTCCAGAGAGACAGCTTGCAAATGCCCATACTATATTTAATATAGCGAATACATTAATATTATTACCTTTTGCACCACTATTAGTTAGATTAGCAAATAAGCTAATACCAATACAAGATATAGAAGAAACAGAGCAAAAGGGTATTAAGTACCTTGATGATAGAATGTTAGAAACTCCATCAATAGCTATGGTTCAGGTAAATAAAGAAATATTAAACATGGCAAATATAGTGTTAGAAAGTTATGAGTTATCTATAAAAGCATTCTTTGAGGGTAGTGAAAAAATTGCTAAAGAAGCCTTTAAGCTTGAAAAGATTATAAATAATATGGAAAGATCCATAGGAGAATATTTAGTTAAATTATCAAATACATCCCTATCAGCGAGACAACATGAAATTGTAGATGGAATGTTTAATACTATAAACGATATTGAAAGAGTTGGAGATCATGCAGATAACATTGCAGAATTGGCCGTATATAAGAAAGACAATAAATTAGTATTTAGTGATAAAGGTATCAAGGAATTAGAAGAGATGCACGAGAGAGTTCTAAAGTCTTATAAGGAATCTATTTTAGCCCTAGAAACAGCTGACTTAAATACAGCAAGAAGAATATTAGAACGAGAAGGCGAAATAGATCATATGGAAAAATCATTAAGAGCTAGCCACATTGGTAGACTTAATAGACAAGAATGTACTACATCTTCTGGAGTTATATTCCTAGATATTATAAGCAATTTAGAAAGAATAGGAGATCATACAGCTAAGATTGCCTTTGCCGTATTAGATTTTCCAGATAGATAA
- a CDS encoding DegV family protein yields the protein MKIKIITDSLSDIPKEVAQKYDICVLPLKVRFGEVEYEDQVTITIDEFFEKLEKSTELPKTAQVIPSAYIEKIEKYLSEGYEIIIINGSSKVSGTHQSALIAKDATDPEKVHVIDTLSLSYGCGMMAVEAARMAKEGKTKEEIIEKINSMIDRVEVLFSVETLEYLKKGGRLSPAKAMIGNLLNLKPILHIEGGEIEVMDKVRGSKKIIRKMIDMCRSMSLDGKIGSITLIHGKNEKSFEKMKEEVREELKPVEILESRIGPTIGTHTGPSLIGIIFLK from the coding sequence ATGAAGATAAAAATAATAACAGATAGTTTGTCTGACATTCCCAAAGAAGTAGCCCAAAAATATGATATATGTGTATTACCCCTTAAAGTAAGATTTGGAGAAGTAGAATATGAAGATCAGGTGACAATAACTATAGATGAATTTTTTGAAAAGTTGGAAAAAAGTACAGAACTTCCTAAAACAGCGCAAGTTATACCTAGTGCATATATTGAAAAAATAGAAAAATATTTAAGTGAAGGTTATGAAATCATAATTATAAATGGATCCTCAAAGGTAAGTGGAACTCATCAATCGGCCTTAATAGCTAAGGATGCAACAGATCCAGAGAAAGTTCATGTGATAGATACTCTATCACTATCCTATGGATGTGGAATGATGGCTGTAGAGGCAGCTAGAATGGCTAAAGAAGGTAAAACAAAAGAAGAAATAATTGAAAAAATTAATAGTATGATAGATAGGGTGGAAGTATTATTTTCTGTAGAAACTCTAGAATATCTAAAAAAAGGTGGAAGATTAAGTCCTGCTAAAGCCATGATAGGAAATTTATTAAATTTAAAACCCATATTACATATTGAGGGTGGAGAAATAGAAGTTATGGATAAAGTAAGGGGTAGTAAAAAAATAATAAGGAAAATGATAGATATGTGTAGAAGTATGTCGCTTGATGGAAAAATAGGTTCAATTACCCTGATACATGGTAAAAATGAAAAAAGTTTCGAAAAAATGAAGGAAGAAGTGAGAGAAGAGTTAAAACCTGTGGAAATCCTTGAAAGTCGCATAGGGCCTACAATAGGCACGCATACTGGACCAAGCCTAATCGGGATTATATTTTTAAAGTAA
- a CDS encoding GrdX family protein yields MKRILVTNNPKVNEEFSKEIDTIYMKEKDFIKVLELVRDKIHGGHKLLTHPLSSSIKPNETPYKSVLISKEVAKLDMESLMIIENSLESAKKLINDRKTPNWTESILEDFQVIDLSIIKSAI; encoded by the coding sequence ATGAAAAGAATATTAGTGACGAATAACCCAAAAGTGAATGAAGAATTTTCCAAGGAAATAGATACTATTTACATGAAGGAAAAGGATTTCATTAAAGTACTAGAATTAGTTAGAGATAAGATTCATGGGGGACATAAGTTGCTTACACATCCACTATCATCAAGTATTAAACCAAATGAAACTCCTTATAAATCTGTATTGATTTCAAAAGAAGTGGCTAAACTAGATATGGAATCCTTAATGATTATAGAGAATTCATTAGAAAGTGCTAAAAAATTAATAAATGATAGGAAAACTCCTAATTGGACAGAAAGTATTTTAGAAGATTTTCAAGTCATTGATTTGTCAATAATAAAGAGTGCTATATAG
- the trxB gene encoding thioredoxin-disulfide reductase, with protein sequence MQNLYDVVIVGAGPAGLAAGLYASRAKLKTLILEKGKVGGQIVTTNEVANYPGSIADATGPSLIARMVEQAEEFGAEKKIDSIVDVDFTGKVKVLKGEKEEYHAKAVIIATGAQPRKIGCKGEVELTGKGVSYCATCDADFFTDLEVFVIGGGDSAVEEAMYLTKFARKVTIVHRRDELRAAKSIQEKAFKNDKMEFMWDTTVDEIKGDGIIESIVFKNTKTGELTEYEAHEDDGTFGVFPFIGFLPISELYKGKVKMNEGGYIMTDDDMNTDVDGVFAAGDIRVKSLRQVITAAADGAIAAVTAEKYIEHNFGE encoded by the coding sequence ATGCAAAACTTATATGATGTGGTAATAGTAGGAGCAGGACCAGCTGGATTAGCTGCTGGGCTTTATGCATCAAGAGCAAAGTTAAAAACATTAATTCTTGAAAAGGGTAAAGTTGGAGGACAAATAGTTACTACAAATGAAGTAGCTAACTATCCAGGATCAATTGCAGATGCAACAGGACCTAGCTTAATTGCAAGAATGGTAGAGCAAGCAGAAGAATTTGGAGCAGAGAAGAAAATTGATTCAATAGTAGATGTAGATTTCACTGGAAAAGTTAAAGTTTTAAAAGGTGAAAAAGAAGAGTACCATGCAAAGGCAGTAATCATTGCAACTGGAGCACAACCAAGAAAGATTGGATGCAAAGGTGAAGTAGAATTAACAGGTAAGGGAGTTTCTTACTGTGCAACTTGTGATGCTGACTTCTTTACAGACTTAGAAGTATTCGTAATCGGTGGAGGAGACTCTGCAGTAGAAGAAGCAATGTACTTAACTAAATTTGCTAGAAAAGTAACAATTGTACATAGAAGAGATGAATTAAGAGCTGCTAAGTCAATTCAAGAAAAAGCATTTAAGAATGATAAAATGGAGTTTATGTGGGATACTACTGTAGATGAGATTAAAGGTGATGGAATTATTGAGTCTATAGTATTCAAAAACACTAAAACTGGTGAATTAACTGAGTATGAAGCACACGAAGATGATGGTACATTTGGAGTATTCCCATTCATTGGATTCTTACCTATAAGTGAATTATATAAAGGTAAAGTTAAGATGAACGAAGGTGGATACATTATGACAGATGATGATATGAACACAGACGTTGATGGTGTATTTGCAGCAGGAGATATTAGAGTAAAATCATTAAGACAGGTAATCACTGCGGCAGCAGATGGTGCAATTGCAGCTGTAACTGCAGAGAAATATATTGAACACAATTTTGGAGAATAA
- the trxA gene encoding thioredoxin TrxA, with amino-acid sequence MLAVDKNTFQEEVLESDGFVLVDYWSDGCEPCKALMPDIEALAEQFSGKVKFTKLNTTKARRLAIGQRVLGLPTIALYKGGEKIAEVTKDDANRANIEAMLNNNIG; translated from the coding sequence ATGTTAGCTGTTGATAAGAATACTTTCCAAGAAGAAGTTTTAGAATCAGATGGTTTTGTTTTAGTAGATTATTGGAGTGATGGTTGTGAGCCATGCAAGGCTTTAATGCCAGATATTGAAGCTTTAGCTGAGCAGTTTAGTGGAAAAGTAAAATTCACAAAACTTAATACAACTAAGGCTAGAAGATTAGCTATAGGACAAAGAGTTTTAGGACTTCCTACAATCGCTCTTTACAAAGGTGGAGAAAAGATTGCAGAAGTAACTAAAGACGATGCAAACAGAGCTAATATTGAAGCTATGTTAAATAATAACATTGGTTAA
- a CDS encoding glycine/sarcosine/betaine reductase component B subunit, which translates to MRLELGKIKISDIQFGEATKVENGVLFVNKDEIVNLVLEDEHIKSVEVDIAKPGEETRITPVKDVIEPRVKVEGNGGIFPGVISKVDTVGSGRTHVLEGAAIVTCGKIVGFQEGIIDMSGPGAEYTPFSKLNNLCLVIEPVDGLKQHEYEHAARMAGLKIATFVGQTGKDVTPDEVDVYETKPLLEAVNEYPDLPKVGYVYMLQTQGLLHDTYVYGVDAKKIVPTMLYPTEIMDGAILSGNCVSACDKNTTYHHLNNPIIKDLYAKHGKEFNFVGIIATNENVYLADKERSSNWTAKLCKYLGLDGVIVSQEGFGNPDTDLIMNCKKIENEGVKTVIVTDEYAGRDGASQSLADADAKADAVVTGGNANEVITLPPMKKIIGMLDYTDKIAGGFDGSLSEDGSITAEIQVITGATNELGFNRLSATEY; encoded by the coding sequence GTGCGATTAGAATTAGGTAAAATTAAGATCTCTGATATACAATTCGGAGAAGCTACAAAGGTAGAAAATGGAGTTTTATTCGTAAACAAAGACGAAATCGTTAACTTGGTTTTAGAAGACGAGCATATTAAATCAGTAGAGGTTGATATTGCAAAACCAGGTGAGGAGACAAGAATAACTCCGGTTAAAGATGTTATAGAACCTAGAGTAAAAGTTGAAGGAAATGGGGGAATATTCCCAGGAGTAATCAGCAAGGTAGACACTGTAGGTTCAGGTCGCACACATGTTTTAGAAGGAGCTGCTATTGTTACTTGCGGTAAGATTGTTGGTTTTCAGGAAGGGATTATCGACATGTCTGGCCCAGGTGCTGAGTATACACCATTCTCAAAGTTAAACAACTTATGTTTAGTAATTGAGCCAGTTGATGGTTTAAAGCAACATGAGTATGAGCATGCTGCAAGAATGGCAGGACTTAAAATAGCTACTTTCGTAGGACAAACTGGTAAGGATGTAACACCAGATGAGGTTGATGTTTATGAAACTAAGCCTTTATTAGAAGCAGTAAATGAATATCCAGATCTTCCAAAGGTTGGTTATGTATACATGCTTCAAACTCAAGGTCTTCTTCATGATACATATGTATATGGAGTAGATGCTAAGAAAATTGTTCCAACTATGTTATATCCAACAGAGATTATGGATGGAGCAATCTTAAGTGGTAACTGTGTATCTGCTTGCGATAAGAACACTACATATCATCACTTAAACAACCCAATCATCAAAGATTTATATGCTAAGCATGGTAAAGAGTTCAATTTTGTTGGAATCATTGCTACTAACGAAAACGTATACCTAGCAGATAAGGAAAGATCATCTAACTGGACTGCTAAGTTATGCAAGTACTTAGGATTAGATGGAGTTATCGTATCTCAAGAAGGTTTTGGTAACCCAGATACTGACTTAATAATGAACTGCAAGAAGATTGAAAACGAAGGCGTTAAAACTGTAATCGTTACTGACGAATATGCTGGTAGAGATGGTGCATCTCAATCATTAGCAGATGCTGATGCAAAGGCTGACGCAGTTGTTACAGGTGGAAATGCTAACGAAGTAATCACTTTACCACCTATGAAGAAGATTATTGGTATGTTAGATTACACTGATAAAATTGCTGGTGGATTTGATGGAAGTTTAAGCGAAGATGGAAGCATTACTGCTGAAATCCAAGTAATTACAGGTGCTACTAACGAATTAGGATTTAACAGATTATCTGCAACAGAATATTAA
- the grdA gene encoding glycine/sarcosine/betaine reductase complex selenoprotein A: MSLFDGKKVIIIGDRDGIPGPAMEECVKTTNAEVVFSSTECFVUTAAGAMDLENQNRVKSMTDQYGAENMLVLLGAAEAESAGLAAETVTAGDPTFAGCLAGVALGLKVYHVVEEDVKSQFDADVYEDQVGMMEMVLDVDEIASEMSSIRDQFCKY; the protein is encoded by the coding sequence ATGAGTTTATTTGATGGTAAAAAAGTCATCATCATTGGTGACAGAGATGGTATACCAGGACCTGCTATGGAAGAATGCGTTAAGACTACAAATGCAGAAGTGGTATTCTCATCTACAGAGTGTTTTGTCTGAACGGCTGCAGGAGCAATGGATTTAGAAAATCAAAATAGAGTTAAGTCAATGACTGATCAATATGGCGCAGAAAACATGTTAGTACTTTTAGGAGCTGCAGAAGCTGAATCAGCTGGATTAGCTGCTGAAACTGTAACTGCTGGAGACCCAACATTTGCTGGTTGTCTTGCAGGAGTTGCATTAGGATTAAAAGTATACCACGTAGTTGAAGAAGATGTTAAATCTCAATTTGACGCTGACGTATACGAAGACCAAGTTGGTATGATGGAAATGGTTCTAGATGTGGATGAAATCGCATCTGAAATGTCTTCTATCAGAGACCAATTCTGCAAGTACTAA
- the grdB gene encoding glycine reductase complex selenoprotein B: MSKLRVVHYINQFFAGIGGEEKADYKPEVREGFVGPGMAINNLMKEEAEIVATIICGDSYFNENVEEAKAEVIKMVKDANPDLFVAGPAFNAGRYGVACGTICKAVQEELNIPVVTAMYPENPGSDMYKKDLYILETGNSAAAMRKAAPALASLALKLGRGEEIGSPEAEGYIKRGVRKNIFREERGATRAVNMLVKKLKGEEFETEYPMPTFDNVEPGKAIVDLSKAKIALVTSGGTVPKGNPDRIESSSASKYGKYDIDGVMDLTEETYETAHGGYDPVYANEDSDRVLPVDVLRDLEKEGAIGELHRYFYTTTGNGTSVGNSKQFAAEFAKELVADGVDAVILTSTUGTCTRCGATMVKEIERTGIPVVHICTVVPISLTVGANRIVPAIAIPHPLGNPALDAADEKKLRREIVEKSLHALTVEVTDQTVFED; this comes from the coding sequence ATGAGCAAGCTTAGAGTTGTTCATTATATAAACCAATTCTTCGCAGGTATAGGTGGAGAAGAAAAGGCTGATTACAAACCAGAAGTTAGAGAAGGTTTTGTTGGGCCAGGAATGGCTATCAACAATTTAATGAAAGAAGAAGCTGAGATCGTTGCTACAATCATTTGTGGTGACTCATATTTCAACGAAAATGTAGAAGAGGCTAAGGCCGAAGTTATAAAAATGGTGAAGGATGCAAACCCTGACCTATTTGTAGCAGGACCAGCATTCAATGCAGGAAGATATGGTGTTGCGTGTGGTACTATTTGTAAAGCTGTACAAGAAGAATTAAACATTCCTGTAGTAACAGCTATGTACCCAGAAAACCCAGGTTCAGACATGTACAAGAAAGACTTATACATATTAGAGACTGGAAACTCTGCTGCCGCAATGAGAAAAGCAGCACCTGCTTTAGCATCACTTGCACTTAAATTAGGTAGAGGAGAAGAAATTGGATCTCCTGAAGCTGAAGGATACATTAAAAGAGGTGTAAGAAAGAACATCTTTAGAGAAGAAAGAGGAGCTACAAGAGCAGTAAACATGCTTGTTAAAAAGTTAAAGGGTGAGGAATTCGAAACTGAATACCCAATGCCTACTTTTGATAATGTAGAGCCAGGAAAGGCAATTGTAGATTTATCTAAAGCAAAGATTGCTTTAGTAACATCTGGTGGTACAGTACCTAAGGGTAACCCAGATCGTATAGAATCTTCAAGTGCATCTAAGTATGGTAAATACGATATTGATGGAGTTATGGATTTAACTGAAGAAACTTACGAAACTGCACATGGTGGATATGATCCAGTATATGCAAACGAAGATTCTGATAGAGTATTACCAGTAGACGTATTACGTGACTTAGAAAAAGAAGGAGCTATCGGTGAATTACACAGATACTTCTATACTACAACTGGAAATGGTACTTCAGTTGGTAACTCTAAACAATTTGCTGCTGAATTTGCAAAAGAATTAGTAGCAGATGGCGTAGATGCTGTTATCTTAACTTCTACGTGAGGTACTTGTACTCGTTGCGGTGCAACGATGGTTAAAGAGATTGAAAGAACTGGTATTCCAGTAGTTCATATCTGTACAGTAGTACCTATTTCATTAACAGTTGGAGCTAACAGAATAGTTCCAGCAATAGCTATCCCTCATCCATTAGGAAACCCAGCATTAGATGCTGCAGATGAGAAGAAGCTAAGAAGAGAGATTGTTGAAAAATCTTTACATGCATTAACTGTTGAAGTAACAGATCAAACTGTATTTGAAGATTAA